The Candidatus Caccoplasma merdavium genome has a segment encoding these proteins:
- the ybaK gene encoding Cys-tRNA(Pro) deacylase, whose amino-acid sequence MKINKTNAARLLDKAGVSYELIPYEVDPENLAATHVAEQLGEEIERVFKTLVLRGDRNGIFVCVIPGDMEVDLKAAAKISGNKSAEMIAMKELLPTTGYIRGGCSPIGMKKHFPTYFHATALDYDFIYVSAGVRGLQIKIAPRLLIDFVSAEVGEIATR is encoded by the coding sequence ATGAAAATCAACAAGACCAACGCGGCCCGCCTCCTCGACAAGGCCGGAGTATCCTACGAACTGATTCCTTATGAAGTCGACCCCGAGAATCTGGCGGCCACCCATGTGGCCGAGCAGTTGGGCGAAGAGATAGAACGGGTTTTCAAGACATTGGTGTTGCGGGGCGACCGCAACGGCATATTTGTGTGCGTCATACCCGGCGACATGGAGGTCGACCTCAAAGCCGCCGCCAAGATATCGGGCAACAAGAGTGCCGAGATGATTGCCATGAAAGAACTGTTGCCTACGACCGGATACATACGGGGCGGCTGCTCGCCGATAGGCATGAAAAAGCATTTTCCCACTTATTTCCATGCGACGGCGCTCGATTATGACTTTATCTATGTGAGTGCCGGAGTGCGGGGGTTGCAGATAAAGATAGCCCCGCGGCTGCTTATCGATTTCGTGTCGGCCGAGGTGGGTGAGATAGCGACACGTTAA
- a CDS encoding HU family DNA-binding protein, with product MEHKQFFSILQERLAKDKKSVDALYSGLLQIIKERSISMDSVSIQGFGTFEPRKKLERITVNPATGKRMLIPPRIVLTFKPGAVLKNRIKENSAR from the coding sequence GTGGAACACAAACAGTTTTTTTCGATTTTGCAAGAGCGGCTTGCAAAAGACAAGAAGAGCGTCGATGCCCTCTATTCGGGGCTGTTGCAAATCATCAAGGAGCGCAGCATCTCGATGGATTCGGTTTCGATACAAGGATTCGGAACCTTTGAGCCGCGCAAGAAGCTCGAACGCATCACCGTCAACCCCGCGACAGGAAAACGCATGCTTATTCCCCCGCGCATTGTGCTCACCTTCAAGCCCGGAGCCGTGTTGAAAAATCGTATTAAAGAGAATTCTGCCCGATGA
- the rho gene encoding transcription termination factor Rho — MYNILELKDKDLDELQSIAREMNLGDVNFPNKDELVYAILDQQAIDMAGKRSAARENKANAKRAEKAPAKAAETAPSENAPEKPARGRKPKNKPAEESQSALPVTEVAEAPATDSAPKTRRVRFSHPALTEQVEIAYSGNTPAESPATETEPKENLQSQSPAETANDIAPEVKPRGRRPKIQKLNAEPADAESKQVPAAAPEQAAPASVAEEGETPRREEDVQARPVVENNVHLQTFFPRSERQRFVPRGKNNAAQGNTDNVPAPIYRPQVPEKVFDFDGILSGVGVLEMMPDGYGFLRSSDYNYLASPDDIYVSPAQVKLFGLKTGDVVEGPIRPPKEGEKYFPLVKVDRINGRSPEYVRDRVPFDHLTPLFPEEKFNLTGKSQGNDISCRVVDMFAPIGKGQRGLIVAQPKTGKTMLLKDIANAIAANHPEVYMMILLIDERPEEVTDMARSVKAEVISSTFDEPAERHVKVASIVLEKAKRMVECGHDVVILLDSITRLARAYNTVSPASGKVLSGGVDANALHKPKRFFGAARNIENGGSLTIIATALTDTGSKMDDVIFEEFKGTGNMELQLDRKLSNKRIFPAVDITASSTRRDDLLLSQDTLNRMWILRKYLSDMNSIEAMTFIKDRMEKTSSNEELLLSMND; from the coding sequence ATGTATAACATTCTGGAACTGAAAGACAAAGATCTCGATGAATTGCAAAGTATTGCCCGGGAAATGAACCTCGGCGATGTAAATTTCCCCAACAAAGACGAGTTGGTATATGCCATACTCGACCAGCAAGCCATCGATATGGCCGGCAAGCGGAGCGCCGCCAGGGAGAACAAGGCAAATGCCAAACGTGCCGAAAAAGCCCCTGCCAAGGCTGCCGAGACCGCCCCGTCAGAAAATGCGCCCGAAAAACCTGCCCGTGGTCGCAAGCCGAAAAACAAACCGGCCGAAGAGTCCCAGTCCGCTCTCCCGGTAACCGAAGTCGCCGAAGCCCCGGCAACCGATTCAGCCCCCAAAACACGCCGGGTACGTTTCTCACACCCGGCCCTCACCGAGCAGGTGGAGATTGCTTATTCCGGAAATACTCCCGCAGAATCGCCGGCGACCGAAACAGAACCGAAAGAGAACCTTCAATCTCAATCTCCCGCCGAAACGGCAAACGATATTGCCCCCGAGGTGAAACCTCGTGGACGTCGTCCCAAAATACAGAAACTCAACGCAGAACCGGCCGATGCCGAATCCAAACAAGTTCCAGCCGCCGCACCCGAGCAGGCTGCCCCCGCATCGGTGGCCGAAGAGGGTGAAACGCCGCGCAGGGAAGAAGACGTTCAGGCCAGGCCCGTCGTCGAAAACAATGTGCACTTGCAGACGTTCTTCCCCCGCAGTGAACGCCAGCGTTTTGTGCCCCGTGGAAAAAACAATGCCGCACAAGGAAACACCGACAACGTCCCCGCTCCGATATATCGGCCGCAAGTCCCCGAGAAAGTATTCGATTTCGACGGCATACTCTCCGGTGTCGGTGTGTTGGAGATGATGCCCGACGGGTATGGATTCCTTCGCTCGTCCGATTATAACTATTTGGCTTCGCCCGACGACATTTATGTCTCGCCCGCCCAAGTCAAGCTTTTCGGCCTGAAAACGGGCGACGTGGTAGAAGGTCCGATACGCCCCCCGAAAGAAGGCGAGAAATATTTCCCCCTCGTGAAAGTCGACCGCATCAACGGCCGCTCGCCCGAGTATGTGCGCGACCGCGTGCCCTTCGACCATCTCACCCCCCTCTTCCCCGAGGAAAAATTCAACCTCACCGGTAAAAGTCAGGGCAACGACATCTCGTGTCGCGTCGTCGATATGTTCGCCCCCATCGGTAAAGGCCAGCGCGGACTCATTGTCGCCCAGCCCAAGACCGGTAAAACGATGCTGCTCAAAGACATTGCCAACGCCATTGCCGCCAACCACCCCGAGGTGTATATGATGATATTGCTCATCGACGAACGCCCCGAAGAGGTAACCGACATGGCCCGCAGCGTCAAGGCCGAAGTCATCTCGTCGACCTTCGATGAGCCGGCCGAGCGTCACGTCAAGGTCGCCAGCATTGTGCTCGAAAAAGCCAAACGCATGGTCGAGTGCGGTCACGATGTCGTCATACTGCTCGACTCCATAACCCGCTTGGCTCGCGCCTACAATACGGTGTCGCCGGCCTCGGGCAAGGTGCTCTCGGGCGGTGTCGATGCCAATGCCCTGCACAAGCCCAAGCGTTTCTTCGGAGCGGCCCGGAACATCGAGAACGGAGGTAGCCTCACGATTATCGCCACCGCACTCACCGATACCGGCTCGAAGATGGACGATGTCATTTTCGAAGAGTTCAAAGGTACCGGCAACATGGAGTTGCAACTCGATCGTAAATTGTCGAACAAGCGCATCTTCCCCGCCGTCGACATTACCGCGTCGAGCACCCGTCGCGATGACTTGTTGCTCAGCCAGGATACCCTCAACCGCATGTGGATTCTCCGCAAGTATCTCTCCGACATGAATTCGATCGAGGCGATGACCTTTATCAAAGACCGCATGGAGAAGACCTCTTCCAACGAAGAGCTGCTGCTTTCGATGAACGATTAG
- the tilS gene encoding tRNA lysidine(34) synthetase TilS, with protein MDNRQTLLARVRQYIAQHIPLTPQQLVLVGLSGGADSVALLSILTSLGYRCEACHCNFQLRGEESVRDQQFAREVAAEMGVPFREITFDTMSYASANKVSVEMACRELRYEWFEQQRREAGAAYVAVAHHRDDSIETMLLNLIRGTGITGLTGIQPLSGKVIRPLLSLSRAEIETYLFDSHLTYIVDSTNREPLYTRNKIRLQLLPLMQSINPSVYESLAHTADYLREVESIYRVAVDDYRQQLLTSCDDGLHIDIEQLRALPGARTLLFEIIREYGFHSSQLDDIWASLDAPSGRFFDAPVYRLLKDRTDFVLYPHRSEKIVRLIEYGTLSVDYPVKLTLTLHDAEGYQIPRRPDTACFDAGLLPFPLLLRTWREGDKFRPFGMKGRQKLSDYFNNNKYTLSQKQSTWLLCAGEEIVWIVGERSSDGYKITPETRQIWEIRCEK; from the coding sequence ATGGACAATCGACAAACGCTTCTCGCCCGCGTGCGCCAGTACATCGCGCAGCACATTCCGCTCACGCCGCAACAACTCGTCTTGGTGGGGTTGAGCGGCGGGGCCGACTCCGTGGCCCTGCTCTCGATACTCACGTCGCTGGGCTATCGCTGTGAGGCTTGTCACTGCAATTTCCAGTTGCGGGGCGAAGAGTCGGTGCGCGACCAGCAGTTTGCACGGGAGGTGGCCGCCGAGATGGGGGTGCCTTTTCGCGAGATAACGTTCGACACGATGTCCTATGCCTCGGCCAACAAGGTGTCGGTCGAGATGGCTTGTCGGGAGTTGAGGTATGAGTGGTTTGAGCAGCAGCGTCGGGAGGCCGGTGCCGCTTATGTGGCGGTGGCTCACCATCGCGACGACTCCATCGAGACGATGTTGCTCAATCTCATTCGCGGAACGGGCATTACCGGTCTCACCGGCATACAGCCACTCAGCGGGAAAGTGATTCGCCCCCTATTGTCGCTCAGTCGGGCCGAAATAGAGACCTACCTCTTCGATTCCCATCTCACTTATATCGTCGATAGCACCAATCGGGAGCCCCTTTACACCCGCAACAAGATTCGGTTGCAGTTGCTGCCCCTCATGCAGTCGATCAATCCTTCGGTCTACGAATCCCTGGCCCACACGGCCGACTATCTGCGCGAAGTCGAGTCGATTTACCGCGTGGCTGTCGATGATTACAGGCAACAGCTGCTCACCTCTTGTGATGACGGGCTGCACATCGACATAGAACAGTTGCGCGCATTGCCCGGAGCCCGCACCCTGTTGTTTGAAATCATCAGGGAATATGGCTTCCACTCCTCACAACTCGATGATATATGGGCCTCGCTCGATGCGCCGTCGGGGCGATTTTTCGATGCTCCGGTCTATCGGTTGCTCAAAGACCGCACCGATTTTGTCCTTTACCCCCATCGTTCCGAGAAGATAGTCCGTCTCATCGAGTATGGCACATTGTCGGTCGATTATCCCGTGAAACTCACGCTCACCCTGCATGATGCAGAAGGTTACCAGATTCCGCGCCGTCCCGACACCGCCTGTTTCGATGCCGGGCTCCTGCCGTTCCCCCTTCTCCTGCGCACCTGGCGGGAAGGCGACAAGTTCCGCCCCTTTGGCATGAAAGGCCGTCAAAAGTTGAGTGACTATTTCAACAACAACAAGTACACCCTTTCGCAGAAACAGTCGACCTGGCTCCTTTGTGCCGGAGAAGAAATCGTGTGGATTGTCGGCGAACGCAGTTCCGACGGGTATAAAATCACGCCCGAGACCCGTCAGATTTGGGAAATCAGATGTGAAAAATAA
- the nth gene encoding endonuclease III: MKTEERYRAVIEWFSKNMPVAETELHYQDPYQLIVAVILSAQCTDKRVNLVTPALFEKYPTAEALAGATPEEVYPYIKSVSYPNNKARHLVGMAQKLLSDFGGIMPQEVEELQKLPGVGRKTANVVASVAFNKEAMAVDTHVFRVSNRIGLTRHSKTPLETERTLVKHIPSHLLPIAHHWLILHGRYVCTARNPKCDDCGLKNACAYFIKKEKENS; the protein is encoded by the coding sequence ATGAAAACAGAAGAGCGCTACCGGGCCGTCATCGAATGGTTCTCCAAAAACATGCCCGTGGCCGAGACCGAATTGCATTACCAAGACCCCTACCAGTTGATTGTTGCCGTTATCCTGTCGGCACAATGCACCGACAAGCGGGTCAATCTGGTTACCCCGGCCCTGTTTGAGAAATATCCCACCGCCGAGGCTCTTGCCGGGGCGACTCCCGAAGAGGTCTACCCCTACATCAAAAGCGTCTCATACCCCAACAACAAGGCGCGCCACCTGGTGGGTATGGCCCAAAAACTCCTCAGCGACTTCGGGGGCATCATGCCCCAGGAGGTCGAAGAGTTGCAAAAATTACCGGGCGTGGGACGCAAGACGGCCAACGTGGTGGCATCTGTGGCCTTCAACAAGGAGGCGATGGCCGTAGACACCCACGTCTTCCGCGTGTCGAACCGCATCGGTCTTACCCGCCACTCGAAAACGCCGCTCGAAACCGAGCGCACGCTGGTAAAGCACATTCCGAGCCATCTCCTGCCGATTGCCCATCACTGGCTCATTCTGCACGGCCGCTATGTGTGCACGGCCCGCAATCCCAAATGCGACGACTGCGGCCTGAAAAACGCATGCGCCTATTTCATAAAAAAAGAGAAAGAGAATTCTTAA
- the pheS gene encoding phenylalanine--tRNA ligase subunit alpha has protein sequence MIEKINRLKEEIEALSASKAEELENLRIKYLSKKGEISQLFNDFRNVAAENKREIGQRLNELKEMATEKINALREKLNEQTEADNTIDLTRTAYPVALGTRHPISLVRNEICDIFGRLGFSIAEGPEVEDDWHVFSALNFAEDHPARDMQDTFFIQRSPDVLLRTHTSSVQTRVMEHAQPPIRIICPGRVYRNEAISARAHCFFHQVEALYIDKNVTFADLKQALLFFAKEMFGPETKIRLRPSYFPFTEPSAEMDISCDLCGGKGCSFCKHTGWVEILGCGMVDPNVLDACGIDSKVYTGYALGMGIERITNLKYRVKDLRLFSENDQRFLEEFESAH, from the coding sequence ATGATAGAAAAAATAAACCGACTGAAAGAAGAAATCGAAGCCCTCTCGGCCTCAAAAGCCGAAGAGTTGGAAAATCTTCGCATCAAATATCTGAGTAAAAAAGGGGAAATATCGCAGCTCTTCAACGATTTCAGAAATGTTGCCGCCGAGAACAAACGCGAAATCGGCCAACGGCTGAATGAGTTGAAAGAGATGGCAACAGAAAAAATCAATGCGTTGCGCGAAAAGCTCAACGAGCAAACCGAAGCCGACAACACCATCGACCTCACCCGCACGGCCTACCCCGTCGCATTGGGTACACGCCACCCCATTTCCTTGGTACGCAACGAGATATGCGACATCTTCGGCCGTTTGGGATTTTCTATCGCCGAAGGCCCCGAAGTCGAAGACGACTGGCATGTGTTCTCGGCGCTGAATTTTGCCGAAGACCACCCCGCCCGCGACATGCAGGACACGTTCTTCATTCAACGTTCGCCCGATGTGCTGCTGCGCACCCACACCTCGTCGGTACAGACCCGCGTGATGGAACACGCCCAGCCCCCCATTCGCATCATCTGCCCGGGACGCGTCTACCGCAACGAAGCCATCTCGGCCCGCGCCCACTGCTTCTTCCACCAGGTTGAGGCACTCTACATCGACAAGAACGTGACATTCGCCGACCTGAAACAGGCGCTGTTGTTCTTTGCCAAAGAGATGTTCGGTCCCGAGACCAAGATACGTCTGCGTCCCTCCTACTTCCCGTTTACCGAGCCGAGTGCCGAGATGGACATCTCGTGCGACCTGTGCGGCGGAAAAGGTTGCTCGTTCTGCAAACACACGGGCTGGGTGGAGATACTGGGTTGCGGCATGGTCGACCCCAACGTGCTCGACGCCTGCGGCATCGACAGCAAGGTATATACCGGTTATGCCCTCGGCATGGGTATCGAACGCATCACCAACCTCAAATACCGCGTAAAAGACCTGCGGCTCTTCTCCGAGAACGACCAACGTTTCCTCGAAGAGTTTGAGTCGGCACACTGA
- a CDS encoding HU family DNA-binding protein has translation MNAKISLPELIDLLSRKCNCTKKEAEQFLKEFFSLASDTVSQGENLKINGLGQFRSVWVEPRASVNVRTGEPMEIPGHYKLSFAPDKTMREAVNAPFSCFIPEVLPDDALPDEIAASDDNDSADETEEEEMVEVGIMTDEETSPEETTAATCQTVAAVPESAAPDAEISAETSQEPDGAEPTPEPVAATDEAGREEILSEPEVENIDESEAGNAGMTTDEEAGGQPGEEEEEEVKKLTEEELDALADFVFEKIVAEAQAAAEEVAPKNNREDAATSAGKTEVEFPGETACEPESRSESCEPEGAGMETAAVAETAPSDSSEVSATRVANGPEATDYEEDEEDDDAPSMWDKMQCRPILTTLCAILFLLLILAGGTLWNLNRRGITLSDAWNYYFPTEQPSVAETAREATPHSTEEETLPAENNPAPTVVSEKETTPVADPVDVQALPPIAVHRLGRGDRLTLLALEFYGSKDFWVYIYEENKDVMPNPNRLSIGLEVKIPDPRKYAIDADSPSSLAKAKAFADVLNEKFD, from the coding sequence ATGAATGCCAAAATATCCCTTCCTGAATTGATAGACTTGCTGAGCCGTAAGTGTAATTGCACCAAGAAGGAGGCCGAGCAGTTCTTGAAAGAGTTTTTCTCGTTGGCTTCCGATACCGTGTCGCAGGGCGAAAATCTGAAAATCAACGGGCTGGGTCAGTTCCGCTCGGTGTGGGTGGAGCCTCGTGCCAGCGTCAATGTCCGCACGGGAGAGCCCATGGAAATACCCGGCCATTACAAACTCTCGTTTGCGCCCGACAAGACCATGCGCGAAGCCGTCAATGCCCCCTTCTCTTGTTTTATTCCCGAGGTGTTGCCCGATGATGCCCTCCCCGATGAAATCGCTGCGAGCGACGACAACGACTCTGCCGACGAGACGGAAGAGGAGGAGATGGTCGAGGTCGGCATCATGACCGACGAAGAGACTTCGCCGGAAGAGACGACGGCCGCCACTTGCCAAACAGTCGCGGCCGTCCCCGAGAGCGCTGCCCCCGATGCCGAAATCTCCGCAGAGACTTCGCAAGAACCCGATGGGGCAGAACCGACGCCCGAACCCGTTGCCGCTACCGATGAAGCGGGCCGGGAGGAGATTCTCTCCGAGCCCGAGGTTGAAAATATCGACGAATCCGAGGCCGGAAATGCCGGAATGACAACCGATGAGGAGGCCGGTGGCCAACCCGGTGAGGAAGAGGAAGAAGAGGTGAAAAAACTTACCGAAGAAGAGTTGGACGCTTTGGCCGATTTCGTTTTCGAAAAGATTGTCGCCGAGGCTCAGGCCGCAGCCGAAGAGGTCGCTCCAAAAAACAACAGGGAAGATGCTGCGACCTCTGCCGGAAAAACAGAAGTCGAGTTCCCCGGTGAAACTGCCTGTGAGCCCGAATCCCGGAGCGAGTCGTGTGAGCCCGAAGGCGCCGGCATGGAAACTGCCGCTGTTGCCGAAACAGCCCCCTCTGACTCATCGGAGGTATCCGCGACTCGTGTCGCAAACGGGCCCGAAGCAACCGACTACGAAGAAGATGAAGAAGACGACGATGCGCCCTCGATGTGGGACAAGATGCAATGTCGCCCCATACTCACGACCCTCTGCGCCATCTTGTTTTTGCTTCTGATTTTGGCCGGCGGTACACTCTGGAACCTGAACCGTCGCGGCATCACCCTGAGCGATGCGTGGAACTATTATTTCCCCACGGAACAACCGTCGGTGGCAGAGACGGCACGCGAAGCGACGCCCCATTCGACCGAAGAAGAAACCCTCCCGGCCGAGAACAATCCGGCACCGACAGTTGTTTCTGAAAAAGAAACGACCCCTGTTGCCGACCCCGTCGACGTGCAGGCTTTACCCCCGATTGCCGTGCACCGTCTTGGCCGTGGCGACCGCCTCACGCTGTTGGCACTCGAATTTTATGGCAGCAAAGATTTCTGGGTTTACATCTATGAAGAAAACAAAGATGTAATGCCCAATCCCAACCGTCTCTCGATAGGTCTCGAAGTGAAGATTCCCGACCCGCGTAAATACGCTATCGACGCGGACAGCCCCTCTTCGTTGGCCAAAGCCAAAGCCTTTGCCGATGTGCTGAACGAGAAATTCGATTAG